CCGAGGCCCTTCACCGCGTTGACGTCGTTCTTCACGCTGTCGATCGTGCGCTTCGGCGTGATCGGCAGCCCCTTCTTGAAGCGCTTCCACCCGATCAGCCCGAGGATCGCCGCGACGACGAGCATGACGACGGCGACGACCAGCGCGGCGAGCCACGCCGGCATCACGGTCGCGAGGCCCATCACGGCTGCCGTCAGGAGGACGCCGATCGCGTACAGCACGATGACGAGCGCCGCGATGAGGAGCCCGGCCGCGAGCGCGAAGATCTTGACCTTCGCCAGCATCTCGGCCTTGAGCAGGTTGAGCTCACCGGTCACGAGCTCCTTGACGAGCTTCGGGACGTCGCCGACCAGACCGAACAGCGAACGCGGCTTGCGGTCGCGGGTGTCGGTCATGAGGTGTGAGCGTCCTTCTTCTGCCCGACCTTGCGGACGACCTTCTTGGTCTGCTCGCCGACGAACTCCGCGACGTCCGGGGTCTTGTCGGCGATGAACTCCTCAGCCGTGTGGAC
This is a stretch of genomic DNA from Curtobacterium sp. 458. It encodes these proteins:
- a CDS encoding phage holin family protein translates to MTDTRDRKPRSLFGLVGDVPKLVKELVTGELNLLKAEMLAKVKIFALAAGLLIAALVIVLYAIGVLLTAAVMGLATVMPAWLAALVVAVVMLVVAAILGLIGWKRFKKGLPITPKRTIDSVKNDVNAVKGLGKKPTPGTQYGSRKPDVGGRF